In Trichoplusia ni isolate ovarian cell line Hi5 chromosome 2, tn1, whole genome shotgun sequence, the DNA window ttttcattatggaggaaattttaaataagttgtgtcgtaataataaagaaatacatgtttgtggagattttaatgttgatattttgactGATTCCTCTGATAGAAATAAGCTTTTGTCTCtattcaattcatttaatttaaatcatatttttaatgagcCCACTAGGGTAACGGTAACTTCCTCTACTTGCTTAGATAACGTTTTTTCAAACCGTAATATTACTCAATTTCGATTATTACCCGGTGTAAGATCAGACCATCTAGGACAAGTagtgtcaattaaaattataaataaattgcctttgaataaaataattaaattcagaccacttaaaaataatgctttgaaTTCGTTCAAAAATGATGTTGcagattgtattaaaaataattgttcattttcGGGTGTTCCAAATAAGGATTATGATAAATTGTTTCACATAATCGTGAAGTCATTTAACAAAACGTGtccacaaaaaaacattaaaattaatttcaaaagtaaatttaatgagtGGGCTACTAAAGGCATTAGAATCAGCAGAGACAGGATGTACAGTCTGTATGAGGAAAAATCGTTTAATATTAATCCGAGTTTCCATAAGCATGTCAGAGATTattcaaaaatcttcaaaaggGTTTGTTTAGCGGCTAAGTCAAGTCTCATTAGTAGACGGATAGGCAATtctgataacaaaattaaaactgtatggaAGATTATCAACTCTGAAACTGGAAATACTAAACAAAGAGATACAGATCTctcattaaaaatcaataataaaagcaTTGCCAATAACATAGAAGTAGCTAACGCTTTCGAagactttttttcaaacatccCGATAGAGGTAACGAAATCACTCCCCTCGAGTCCCTTGAAAGCGGAGTGGCTACTTAAAAGGTCCATAGATAGAATTATtccaaattttagttttattcatgtatcaccttctattgttaaaaaagcatttaataaaattaaagttaagacCACAGAAGATTTATGGGGAATATCCGTCAAAGTAATAGAATCTATAATTGACACCATTGCCCCAATTCTTGCAAAAATTTTCAACGACTGTGTGGATAGTGGCACTTTTCCTGATTTaatgaaacacagtaaagttattcctatttttaaatctggttGCAAGAATGACCCATCTAATTATAGACCAGTTTCGGTGCTTCCAgctgttagtaaaatatttgagagaatGGTTCTCGACCAAATGATGTCACATTTTGATAGGCATAGAATCTTCCATGAGCGTCAATTTGGTTTCACCAAGGGAAAGTCGACGACCGACGCCGGGGCCAAGTTAGTGTCTAATATTTTAGGAGCTTGGGAGGGGTCACAGGACGCCATAGGAATTTTCTGTGACCTCTCCAAGGCTTTTGACTGCGTTGATCATAATACTCTAATCCTTAAATTAAAGTACTATGGATTACGAGGACAATCCTTACAACTGGTATTGTCATATTTATCATCTAGGCAACAAAAAGTAGGCGTAAACGGCGCAACATCTTCCGGGTCCTTAGTTAGAGTGGGCGTGCCCCAAGGTTCGATCTTAGgcccatttctttttttagcgTACATAAATGACCTCCCTTTCATGATGGACAACTCGACTGACATGATTCTGTTCGCGGATGATACCTCtctcatttttaaaactgacagAAAATCTCTAAACGttagtaatttgaataatagcCTTAACGTATTATCGGATTGGTTTGCATCGAATAACCTACTTCTGAACGCGGCAAAAACAAAATGCCTTAAATTCACACTCCAAAAGGCTCGGTCTCAGTCGGATTTAAATGTAATGCTAGATGGCAACAAACtcgattttattaaagaaacggTCTTTCTTGGAATAACATTGGACGATAAGTTACAGTGGGGTGCTCACATCTCAGCACTGTCTCGTAGACTAAGTTCGGCTGCTTTTGCGGTCCGAAGAATAAGACAGCTTACTGATGTTTCCACTGCTAAGTTAGTTTATCACGCCTATTTCCACAGTATTATGTCATACGGAATTTTACTGTGGGGAGCAGCTGCCGATGTTGAATCCGTTTTCATATTACAGAAACGTGCGGTTAGAGCAGTCTACTGCATGGGTCCGCGCGAGTCATTAagagaaacttttaaagaaattaatattttaacgctgCCGTCGGTTTATATTATGGAGAATCTCATGTTCGTTCGGAAAAACTTGCATACTTTTAGTGTAAATAGTGATTTCCACAACataaatacgagaaataaaaataaactagtagttccaagatttaggttatccaaaacaaacgccaaatctttcctagggaattctattcgattttataataaattgccagatactataaccagtttaccattaaacaagtttaaaaataccgttaaatctatgctggtaaagaaagcgtactataaaattagtgattatataaatgataaacgcgcgtggacttagtattatctctgtacatgtggtctccctggcggtctactagatcattatcttattttccttgttatctactattagtttagccacagctctattcatagaagctatgacatgccttgacattcctgttaaggatttgattaggactacatatttagattatgtaaaattatcattaaattattattattttccttttttgtttttttttgtgaaatgtgctttgtatatgtatcaacagtgtaaacctcagcaaaacttacttcattgtaacgttattttatttttcttctctggaggtcagtttttatagaaaatcattaacactttgctatttgatacttgttttgctaatttacgctgttcttgcagacattcattttaatgtaaaatgctactgtaaaattttattttgaaaagagtaacttatggagtttcttgccggttcttctccataagaatgacactttggaaccgtgcaactagagtcagtaatataacgttttaaaagtgcctgagatacggcctatttgaaataaaaactttttgattttgattttgattttgattttggtataACAAAACTAAGAGTAGAATATTTGATTACGTTTTCATCAGATACCATTGTTTGCTTTCCATACAGATaattctataattaattataattgataagTATACATTATATCATAACATATTACAGCATTAATGTGGCCTGTTCTGCTGTAGATTGTTTTCAGTTTCATATCGAATTTTTAGAATCATTGAATTACTATTTGGGTGTTTGTGAGTCATGGGTGGCTGTGTGCATGTAACTATAATGTTTCTAAAACTCCCGCGACACCTGAATGAAATTTTTAAGTGCGAGagttatttttttgaagtaaaacttatttatctCTATTTTTGTTCATGAGAGAACCTTGTGAGAATATAGGATAATGTTGACAGAACAGAGACAAAACAAacactaaaattacaaaaactaatCTTTGATCTAACACTATCGATGTCACGATAAAGTTATATGTGAGTGTAAATCTGTTGTTTTTAGCACTTTTGCCCAGGTTTCTGAAGGAGAAATGGAAGGCAAGCTTGTCATTTTTACCTTAGTTGTATACTAATACCAAACCTagagatttatttgtttttttgaacgggCTAGTTTCAGGAACTACACGTCCGATTTCATTTTCAACATAGTACAAAAGTATATTTACGGTGCCGTATAGCtaaataaagtcaaataatttattaaaactgcaAGAAGAAATAATTTCGGTTTAGTTTGACATaatttgtaaagttttattgGGTTTTGCATGTCATGGGCAAGACAATTGAGGTTAGATAGTTTGTcctcgttttgtttttatgagaaTACTGTACTGTGGATACTTACAAATGGTTTAAGTAAATGATCTTTAGATTATTTGAGATTTATAATATCTCAAAACATTCCGTATAGATGAGAGACGGGTAAGCAATGGATTTGATAGATATAAATCTTCTTCTGACTAGAAATTGACTCACAGTTCTTTGAGTGATTACCACTAATACATTCTCAAAGAAACATCTTTGTCAAAACAATCATTAATGCCATAAGGAAAAACAGTCAAATTACAGAATCGAACCATCGTATTCTGAGTTTAATTATCAGTTGATTaaagttgctttttatttatataggtatgAAGGCGAGTTCATGCAGGGCTGGTTCCATGGGCACGGCGTTTTCTGGAGAGCTGATGGCATGAAGTTTGAGGGAGAGTTTCGAGGTGGACGAGTCTGGGGACTTGGTAAGGTTCTGGAGCTTGTTTACAAaagtacaaaatttaatttacccaTGACAGTAAAAACTTTCGCCTCCTCAACTCAAAAGGCTCAACAGATTTCTATTCAACATGTCTAcaaacacttgcacataattcacctttattacaaaacaaaccaaattaaaatcgctcaactAGTTCGCGAGATTTTATGTCCCTGACAGACAGACCAACAGACACGTCATAGAAACCTCATTTTGCGTCGGTGATTAAAAATCAGTCAgatatattttctacttttagCGGAAAGTTAAAATGAACATTATACATtcatgtctaacattcgcgtaaacctaagaaaccactattaacATTATACCATAGTCCGTAGCGTTAGTTGTTTGTTCCATCAGCTTTTAAAGACACTGGCCACTCAAAGTAAGAAGGCGTAATATCTTGTGAATTGCAAAGTCTCACTATAACCACAGAAAAGTACttaaagttacattaaataCGTAAACGGACTAGATTAGCAACGTGATAAGGATTcctaaaaatgaaaaacttttcGAAGTTTTCTCTCTAATCTAATTTTCGTAACTTCAGATTCAGGACGACTAAAAATGTCAATTTGGGGTTCTTAAACTAATAATGTCATCTACAATAGGGCTATTTAATCTTCTTATTATGACGGTgaacaaatgcaaaaaatattcttaaagccttcacatatttttatgataaagacAGTCAATCATGTCCTTCGactattttttgtaagatttcTTGAtcgaatctaaaaataaaataatctttaattaaagtttcCACACTCTTAGACATTATTTTTAGATGCTAATGCATGTGTCATGGTCtcttaaaatatagaaaaagttTCTGTAAGTGGTCTCCACGTAAAAACATACGTGGACAAGACAGGTAATCATTcttattcataaatttaatattaaagtttgtgGCCATATTCCCAGGTTCTAGAACTTAGTAGGTACTCTATATTCAATCCTTATTTTCTCAAGAGAGTTGTACTGAATGAAGGTATTCAGAAGTGAATTTTGTTGgaattcaaattcaatattttgactAATAGGCTTCTCTTCAATGTTTCGATTTTAGttagtaaataaacagtaacTAAGGTATAACACCGTTGTCCTATAACAAgttcaaaaatggaaaagctttcgtttgttttaaattcaataaagattttatagGCAGCTGCACAACGAACTAATATAACCccattttcattgtatttttgaatatttaaaaataatgaatgacaTTTTACAAAACTTAACGTAATAGTTCTTTGATGTAAACAGATCAAGTGTATCACAaacatcaattgtttttttcaaagaCAATGTTATCAGTCATGAATTTGGATTAAGTGAACTGTATGTAATTCcagtttacataaaaagtatGTTCAAATAAATTGACGCCATGTAACGCGTATCTACTATAACTCCCACTAAATGTTAGGTCacatttagacgaaacttatcTTAACATCTAAGGCTTATCATACATGAAGCAACGCAAGTCCCTATCACGAGTCTATTTAAGTCTCCAAGCGATTACCACTCAACTAAATCGTAGGTAAAGTAAACGTAAGCACTTATATGCTGGGACGCTGttcggcggttcaggtttagtcagtaagagtctggtACTACTCGCTTCCTCCCCTATTGAGTATATGAGAATTgccccgcctaaccaaaaagAGGTAAGCCAAACGTACCTAGCCACGCGTCGTGGGAGAAAGTTGCCAGGAACCGTAGTCTTGCGTCGCTTTGTGTACAAAGTGCTAAAAGTTAGTCAGATTCGAAAATCAGGTCGTCTGACCGTGACCTAAAGTCAATATAGACTAGACATGTCTGCAACATAACATTTGAGgatattattgtattggcagTAGTTATAGATAAACTTTTCCAATACTTGAACGTTCTGTATACATTTTGGTCACTCCAATATCAAAGaagattttattcaaaagaGTTTTATCTCAACTACCATTCCATTCAACATATTACGTAGCCATTCAAGCCATGTCTGTTCAATGAGATCACTGTGCACTAATGTACACGTTCTATCTCGAGATTTCAGGAATCGAAGCCAATTACGGTTAGATAGAGTTCTGATGCTGCCTCTCACGTATTCTATGCATTTCAACACAAGTTTACCGGACAACCTTCCACCAGGTATTTGCAGTTGTGGGAACGAAATAGCGCTCTACACGCCTTAGAACattgtctctctttcacacctgtATGAATGTTCTCATATGACATGGCTACTACGATATCTTAATACCTACATGATATTGATCTAGGATTGCGTGAAACGAAATCGTTGCGTTTTAGCAtatgctttttaaaattacatcataaaatagtcattcaaactttttttacaGACGACAATGGACATAGTAGAGCTCATTTTTAAAAAAAGCTGTGAATTCTGTTCAGTCAATTTCTGTTGCGGTGTCATTTTCAAAGATATATTTAGCGTACCTTTAATATCTATTTATGAAAAACCATGTTTTGGAATACTACAAATATTCTAACTTGTATGAGTATAATTGCAGCGATTTATTTATAAGGCgctatgtaatatttttgtacaagactttttttaaatatcttgtttttcttgtttctcGACCTCTTcgttttcttttgtaataaaaaaaaacttatctaaaTTTATGAGtatcataataacaataatCTATTCGTTATTCAAAGCTTTTCGTATTAACATTGTTAGAACTCtttcttttgataaaataaattagttttaaaataatgaagacgatattcataatataattggtcaaaatatttaaaatacttttctagtTTGACTCAAAAGAGACTGTAGTACTAATTTGTAACTTTAAAGTGGTACTTGAACCCTTAATATTATACGAATTTAATAGTTTCGTTTAAAACAAAGCTAATTTGGTATTAAGGCACAATTTGTTacagtaaatttaatattagtgtctctttttgtgtaatttgagtttaattttttaagcaGTACTAActtatctgtactaatataaaaagctgaagagtttgtttgaacgcgttaatctcaggaacttctggttcgaattgtttttttttgtgttgaatagaccatttattaaggaaggctataggctatataacatcacgctgcatctaataggagcgaagatacaatagaaaatgtggaataatcggggaaaattattcatttttaaggGCTTCCGTTGCATGCGCTGCAAAAACAGTTcaaaatcttctaaccacgtggacgaagtcgcgagcaacagctagtacttaataaGTCCTAATCTAATCCTATTCTAACTACACTTTGATACTTTATATAAAGGGGTTCGATTAAATCCATTGATCAACATCAGCCAAAATGTATGTCAGAACTAGGCAATGATTTCTCATTTAAGCCTTAATACGTTCATCCATCTCCATATCGTGTTCAGCCTGTATGTTCAAATTACTATGACACTGTTTTGTGATACTCAATAGGAGCCTACCACCACataggtattatattttatggcGAGTTGATTAGCCCCTATAGCCAAGTGATAGTCTTACAATCGTTAACTTCAATAGAAAACATTCCAAAATATGGAGATGATAGGGTAAAGTCACATGACTTATCGACACTAAATGTCATCTCTACACATTTGAGCCTACTTTACTCtactttaattttgatattcacGGTTGTAGAAATGTTAGATGGGTGGTTGTCATTAACAGTTGCGGAAGCAAAACAACACACACACTGTAGAGCTGCGCCTTTTTCCCTGAATTACAGTTTCACTTTAAGAGCTGTTGAAAGAGTTTTATTTGCCATCCATATTCATCAGACTTCTATTATTAATCTAGTTAAtcaaaacgttttgtttttgaaggtCTAGTGACATTCAGCGACGGCAGCAACGGGTTCCCTCGCAACGAAGGCTTCTTCCAAGACTGTCGGTTGGTGCGACGCAAACGTTGTCCAGAAGTCGTGCAGCGCGCTCAGAAAGTTGCTTACATGGCCCGAGCTCAGTGCCAGCAGATTTAAACGTGGCAAGCAAAAATAGACCTTATTGCTTTAGGAAGAagacagaaataataatatcttgatTAATTCTCCTAATGTGCCAAGTTCAAAACAACGGGAACGAAAAAAGCTTTTGGTCTTGAGGTTAGAAAGTTTGTGAAAGATTTTAGTATAATCCCAACATATACGGAAATAAGTATATGGTATACACTGATCTAAATATTGTAGCTGCACTGAAAATAAATGCTATTTCAATTGCtgtgaccatttttttattaaactcaaacaaaaaataaacgcgTCACACGTCAAGTActattaaaaccaaaaccaAAATTTTGTAAACGGATCAAAAGAACTCTTAAAGAAAAGCGTTTCAATACAAATTCCAACATTTTCTCAAAAACCACAATCACAAAAATTCTGTCCACTTAAGGCACTCCAGACGTTTCCATTCATCCTATCCTCAAAATGAAAAGGGATGAGTATCCTAACCACTTGAGGTTAACGTACCCAGCATAGTGACAAAAAAGTGTCACTGTATACGTTGgtcctaatatataaaaatggccGATAAGCTGCTTTTTTATTTCGGccataggtatataaaaatgtaaagacaATGGCTGGAGAAGGTTAGAAATATACCTTAGGTACTGActatatatttaatacttttaacattttttatcttgtcTTAAACTCTTAATAGAATGATTCAGACTCTCAGCAAATATTTGAAgtccattatttttatacacaacaAAGAACATACCTAATGAAATAATACatgttagaaaaaaaagagGAAACACAAAACCCAATAGAACAAATTCTTAAAGTTCGTGAATACAAAACATCGTTTAACTCGACATAAAGAGCTTTTCACGAAAATCGAAACCAAGACTTTGAGGAAACCTGAAAAGAAAACATCAGAATAGtgtattttttgcaaat includes these proteins:
- the LOC113506904 gene encoding MORN repeat-containing protein 4 homolog, with amino-acid sequence MVDVVDPGVVKTGAYKYEDGTRYVGEWNSKGQKHGMGHLVLPDGTRYDGALIGGLCSGLGVMAFPDGAKYEGEFMQGWFHGHGVFWRADGMKFEGEFRGGRVWGLGLVTFSDGSNGFPRNEGFFQDCRLVRRKRCPEVVQRAQKVAYMARAQCQQI